The Coccidioides posadasii str. Silveira chromosome 3, complete sequence genome contains a region encoding:
- a CDS encoding uncharacterized protein (EggNog:ENOG410PYB5~COG:A) has product MSTARESNDAHLYDAAWDSVCAAKQLKTSLRQSIGEDDIGLPRSSSKRKLSTADDDNESSISHSGLSLADSYFEDTDYTPIPDTETPPKRLRSNDWPLPNKNSVLAENRAVGNSTRPVLRSKRGQYVHDTRWPSAISPGRRSRFLEGSMRDRASVKPPPEFTGEIDEVSASCLADEETNHEYSPHKSFYQMRARTSAHLNSPPLPTENLNAKEPGIVRFGKRFASAFGIPSVLQNVSEIWKGTNDGNKPSSRDIAMDRKIRAERAYAELKASGYPGTNKMVYTHTYERARTTSPVKSENKDNIPATDKDLPPPPVDFGFLAAPTIRPSRSCMSIAPSRKKASAECDSRGLPKRPSVKDLLRKEKLKERLTRRVSKLEEEWDKAQRELRALSSESEPSFPPAPVSSARARRALQPTKLPSLPSERLLNNQKSPMKGNNKAKPVIMVDVSKSSRRVASADSTPRQNLRRSVATIAAKEENGKKRHSSTSSFEYRCSQEIEEDKENVTILTGSKKPEESDSAPTRHQPPREAKTRKMGPKPGYVHIQNMSHVCLPASKPRDHGYSSRLRSKTSQDKAFTATPGENGVPPVPPLPGKLANSPKRGEFEWPEDCF; this is encoded by the exons ATGTCGACGGCGCGGGAATCCAAT GATGCCCATCTATATGATGCCGCGTGGGACAGCGTATGCGCTGCCAAGCAACTGAAAACTTCCCTTCGCCAATCTATTGGTGAAGATGATATTGGCCTTCCGAGGAGCTCATCCAAGCGTAAACTGTCGACCGCGGATGACGATAATGAGTCATCTATTTCCCACTCCGGGCTCTCCCTTGCGGACTCGTACTTTGAAGATACGGATTACACGCCGATTCCCGACACGGAGACTCCGCCGAAACGACTTAGATCCAACGATTGGCCGCTCCCAAACAAGAACTCGGTGCTGGCGGAAAATCGGGCCGTCGGGAACAGTACCCGACCTGTACTGAGATCAAAAAGAGGCCAATACGTGCATGATACGCGCTGGCCGTCTGCCATTTCTCCGGGACGTCGATCACGATTCCTAGAAGGTAGCATGCGAGATCGTGCTAGCGTAAAGCCACCTCCAGAATTTACCGGTGAGATTGATGAGGTTTCAGCGTCTTGTTTGGCAGATGAGGAGACAAATCACGAATATTCGCCGCACAAGTCGTTCTATCAGATGCGTGCAAGAACCTCGGCTCATCTAAACTCTCCCCCTTTGCCCACAGAGAATCTCAATGCAAAGGAGCCCGGAATAGTTCGCTTTGGAAAGAGATTTGCTTCTGCTTTCGGCATTCCTAGCGTATTGCAGAATGTTTCTGAAATCTGGAAGGGAACAAACGATGGAAATAAACCCTCGTCTCGCGACATCGCGATGGACAGAAAAATCCGAGCAGAGAGAGCCTATGCAGAACTTAAAGCGTCTGGATACCCTGGAACTAACAAAATGGTTTACACACACACTTACGAGCGGGCAAGAACGACGAGTCCGGTCAAATCTGAGAATAAAGACAACATCCCGGCCACGGACAAGGACCTTCCTCCACCCCCTGTGGACTTCGGATTCCTTGCAGCTCCCACCATTCGACCTTCAAGGTCGTGTATGTCCATTGCACCAAGCAGAAAGAAGGCCTCGGCCGAATGCGACTCGCGAGGTCTGCCCAAACGACCTTCGGTAAAGGATTTATTGCGGAAAGAAAAGCTGAAGGAGCGGCTGACGCGTAGGGTGAGCAAGTTAGAGGAAGAATGGGATAAAGCTCAAAGAGAACTTCGTGCCCTGTCGTCGGAAAGTGAACCCAGCTTCCCTCCTGCCCCCGTTTCTTCGGCTCGAGCCAGAAGGGCCCTCCAGCCGACGAAGCTTCCCTCTTTGCCCTCCGAGCGGCtactcaacaaccagaaaAGCCCAATGAAAGGAAATAATAAAGCCAAGCCCGTTATCATGGTAGATGTGAGCAAATCCAGCCGTCGCGTGGCTTCGGCGGATTCGACTCCGCGTCAAAATCTGCGAAGGAGCGTTGCAACGATTGctgcaaaagaagaaaacggTAAAAAGCGGCATTCGTCCACTTCAAGCTTCGAATATCGATGCTCACAGGAAATTGAAGAAGATAAGGAAAACGTGACTATCTTAACTGGGAGTAAAAAGCCAGAGGAAAGCGACAGTGCGCCCACGCGCCACCAGCCGCCGAGAGAGGCAAAAACCCGTAAGATGGGCCCCAAGCCGGGGTATGTTCATATCCAGAATATGTCCCATGTTTGTCTTCCTGCCTCAAAACCCAGGGACCATGGATACTCTTCACGTCTCAGATCAAAGACATCTCAGGATAAAGCATTTACTGCGACACCGGGGGAAAATGGTGTTCCTCCTGTGCCTCCACTACCAGGCAAGCTCGCTAATAGCCCCAAAAGAGGTGAGTTTGAGTGGCCTGAGGATTGTTTCTGA
- the VE1 gene encoding velvet protein (EggNog:ENOG410PKNN~COG:S), with protein MSSKESILNPENETESSFVRTTREGKKLTYTLKVIQQPERARACGAGAKASADRRPVDPPPVVELRVYESDQNDMNKTDITFAYNANFFLFTTLEWARPIAHPRGQSQSAATPPVLTGVPVAGVAYLDRPVQAGYFIFPDLSVRHEGYYRLNFSLYEEVKDPKDEDKDRGVPRPVLPALPKTCEPREPNEYIYFRLDVKTTPFTVYSAKKFPGLAESTMLSRTVAEQGCRVRIRRDVRMRRREHKGNKDFNGGYDERHMTPDNYPGTPIERPRSASNASVDNPYVYCPTSTPRRVPSAQGFSYPPAPYQQPVAIPPPPPGPSPAPMAQSHLTFGAPQVQYSAPPASIPPVATQPPPALYSPRPAYAHNRQASSGSGLDAQAQKYPPTLPLKPDSTRPYLPPLLPTITSAYSSRVQDSPVSEPKGYSQLSQMPPPSPLHKASSSKPQYNLVPPTIIAADTTPAPPSNPPRTFDSARKMWAFDKQVLSGKRSHGETFGSAHLDRRLNDGARPDPLTEADSSDADAFSGHKVTYPRADGRLVERMAGMNA; from the exons ATGTCTTCGAAAGAATCGATTCTCAACCCCGAGAATGAGACGGAGAGCTCATTCGTCAGAACCACACGGGAGGGGAAGAAGCTCACATATACATTGAAGGTCATCCAGCAGCCTGAACGGGCAAGGGCATGTGGTGCTGGTGCCAAAG CGTCTGCTGACCGCCGCCCGGTCGACCCGCCTCCTGTGGTTGAACTGCGTGTCTACGAGTCAGACCAGAATGATATGAACAAGACAGACATTACATTCGCGTACAATGCGAATTTCTTCTTGTTTACCACACTGGAATGGGCTCGTCCTATCGCCCATCCAAGAGGCCAAAGCCAAAGTGCCGCAACACCACCCGTTTTGACCGGCGTGCCGGTTGCAGGTGTCGCATATCTCGATCGGCCAGTTCAGGCGGGCTATTTCATCTTCCCAGATCTCTCGGTTCGGCATGAGGGTTATTATCGGTTGAACTTCAGTTTGTATGAAGAGGTCAAAGATCCAAAGGATGAAGACAAGGACCGTGGCGTCCCACGACCCGTTTTGCCCGCTTTGCCCAAGACCTGTGAACCTCGGGAGCCAAACGAGTACATTTACTTCCGCCTCGATGTCAAGACCACGCCGTTCACTGTTTACAGTGCCAAGAAGTTCCCTGGGCTGGCCGAGAGCACGATGCTAAGCCGCACGGTGGCCGAACAGGGCTGTCGCGTCCGGATTCGCCGTGATGTCCGTATGAGACGCCGTGAGCACAAGGGCAACAAGGACTTTAATGGTGGCTACGACGAGCGACATATGACTCCTGACAATTATCCGGGCACGCCAATTGAACGGCCACGATCGGCAAGCAATGCCTCCGTCGATAACCCTTATGTCTACTGCCCGACATCTACACCTCGCCGGGTTCCATCCGCCCAAGGCTTTTCCTATCCCCCAGCACCGTATCAACAGCCGGTGGCcattcctcctcctcctccaggCCCAAGCCCTGCGCCAATGGCCCAGTCGCATCTGACATTTGGTGCTCCCCAAGTTCAATACAGTGCTCCTCCGGCTAGCATTCCACCGGTCGCCACCCAACCCCCTCCCGCCCTCTATTCTCCTCGTCCTGCATATGCGCATAACAGACAGGCCTCCAGCGGATCAGGACTCGATGCACAGGCACAGAAATATCCCCCCACCCTACCTCTAAAGCCTGACTCAACCAGACCTTATCTGCCACCCCTCTTGCCAACGATCACGTCGGCTTACAGTTCTCGTGTCCAAGACTCTCCGGTGTCTGAGCCTAAGGGATACAGCCAACTATCTCAGATGCCTCCTCCGTCTCCTCTACACAAGGCATCTTCCAGTAAACCCCAGTATAACCTTGTGCCACCAACCATCATTGCCGCAGATACCACACCCGCTCCACCATCGAATCCACCCCGAACCTTCGACTCTGCACGCAAGATGTGGGCATTCGATAAGCAGGTGTTGTCGGGCAAACGATCGCATGGCGAGACGTTCGGATCGGCTCATCTTGATCGCCGCCTGAACGATGGTGCACGGCCTGATCCACTAACAGAAGCGGATAGCTCAGATGCTGACGCTTTCTCTGGCCATAAAGTGACGTATCCACGAGCAGATGGAAGATTGGTCGAGAGAATGGCCGGCATGAATGCCTAA
- a CDS encoding uncharacterized protein (EggNog:ENOG410PJ8I~COG:J~BUSCO:3516at33183), with the protein MFKKKPAIKTLAPLRSSDRRKIADQIIQQYKGLIPVTPPTTSEDNGNSEGQTSGTTIATVRNALLPENTQSARFTTTAGPNLQSVQGTIYVGTHPGGDERVLWFRLEQGPGTDGRIYPTVYTLWHNPGIVPLLHTQSLVMDKLYGGADLMIPGLANGPPFPGGATKNAVVAVADIKKPSVPTFVGVCEIDVSALDKVQGVKGHAVRGVQWQGDELWAWSLTGQGGQPAPENIDGWLGVPEGLHKAVDELQLEKEDDEAIVQEAIDGGVSLEDEKAAEAEGSHEPEREPTTKEIDEVLFRAFLYALYNQKEKNPSQQHHGLSFPIQPSFLISNLITPFLPIYTPQQAQFYQIKKSSWKNVKKFVKYLDKEQLVKSKDRSGGETIILDVDFEDRRVAMFEPYRLPRKSGPESKSASKAPVEAPSGQSFDVKTLYRPSGKLIPDLFPPLANTDLNNYYSATDVSKRLSDYLSTQDPPIISPSNPRVINLNPFISNKIFSSNSPSDLAIQARGTVLRDALLKRLLDDTSLCAPYHALLKPGQSLKDVKPKAGAIPKVSVVIERRSGAKVVTRIMGLETFGVSPQTLSDELQKKCASSTSVTQAVGAAKGSMEVLVQGDHRRTVDKVLSNKGVKSQWTEVVDKTQKKSGR; encoded by the exons ATGTTCAAGAAAAAGCCAGCG ATCAAAACGCTTGCTCCTCTCCGTTCATCAGACCGACGCAAGATCGCCGATCAGATCATCCAGCAGTACAAAGGACTGATCCCCGTGACCCCTCCTACCACGAGCGAAGACAACGGAAATTCAGAGGGCCAAACGAGTGGTACGACTATAGCTACCGTCCGCAACGCCCTGCTTCCAGAGAATACCCAATCCGCCCGATTTACTACCACTGCAGGGCCGAATCTACAGTCGGTCCAGGGAACAATCTACGTTGGCACGCATCCCGGAGGTGACGAAAGAGTGTTATGGTTTCGACTCGAGCAAGGCCCCGGCACTGATGGCCGCATCTACCCCACCGTTTATACATTATGGCACAACCCCGGCATTGTTCCGTTATTACATACCCAATCCTTAGTGATGGATAAACTGTATGGCGGGGCAGATCTTATGATTCCGGGGTTAGCAAACGGCCCACCTTTCCCTGGGGGGGCGACCAAGAATGCAGTGGTTGCAGTGGCTGACATAAAGAAGCCAAGTGTACCAACCTTTGTTGGTGTGTGCGAGATTGATGTCTCTGCACTGGACAAAGTCCAAGGAGTCAAGGGACATGCTGTCAGAGGTGTACAATGGCAAGGAGATGAGCTATGGGCCTGGAGCTTGACAGGGCAGGGTGGTCAGCCCGCCCCCGAGAACATTGACGGCTGGCTTGGCGTTCCTGAAGGCTTGCACAAGGCAGTGGATGAACTACAGTTGGAAAAAGAGGACGACGAGGCCATTGTCCAAGAAGCAATAGATGGAGGCGTGTCACTGGAGGACGAAAAGGCAGCTGAAGCAGAGGGGTCTCACGAACCCGAAAGGGAACCGACCACCAAAG AAATCGACGAGGTACTCTTCAGAGCTTTCCTTTATGCCCTCTACAaccagaaagaaaagaatccATCCCAACAGCACCATGGCTTATCTTTTCCGATTCAACCATCCTTCTTGATTTCGAATCTCATAACCCCATTCCTACCGATATATACCCCACAGCAAGCCCAATTCTACCAGATCAAAAAGTCTTCCTGGAAAAATGTTAAGAAGTTTGTGAAGTATCTCGACAAGGAGCAACTGGTCAAGTCCAAAGATCGCAGTGGAGGGGAAACTATAATCCTGGATGTTGATTTTGAGGATAGAAGGGTGGCTATGTTTGAGCCATACAGGCTCCCACGGAAATCAGGGCCAGAGAGCAAATCAGCCTCTAAAGCGCCCGTAGAAGCACCCTCTGGACAGTCGTTTGATGTCAAAACCCTTTATCGACCCAGCGGCAAGCTCATACCGGACCTATTCCCACCTCTTGCCAATACCGATCTGAACAATTACTATTCTGCAACCGATGTATCAAAACGCCTGAGTGACTACCTTTCCACGCAAGACCCGCCCATAATTTCTCCCTCAAATCCACGCGTCATCAACCTTAATCCTTTTATCAGCAACAAGATCTTCTCTTCCAATTCCCCAAGCGACCTGGCCATACAAGCACGCGGCACCGTCTTGCGGGATGCTTTGCTCAAGAGATTGCTCGACGACACATCTCTTTGCGCACCATACCATGCGCTTCTGAAGCCTGGTCAGAGCCTAAAGGACGTGAAACCCAAAGCTGGAGCCATTCCCAAAGTTTCCGTGGTGATTGAGCGCCGGAGCGGCGCGAAGGTGGTGACAAGAATTATGGGCCTGGAGACATTCGGCGTTTCTCCTCAGACGTTGAGCGACGAGTTACAAAAGAAGTGTGCAAGTAGCACAAGCGTGACTCAAGCAGTTGGAGCTGCTAAGGGATCCATGGAGGTCTTGGTTCAGGGTGACCACCGCCGAACGGTGGATAAAGTCCTGAGTAATAAAGGGGTCAAGTCTCAATGGACCGAGGTTGTTGATAAAACGCAGAAGAAAAGCGGGAGATGA
- a CDS encoding uncharacterized protein (SECRETED:SignalP(1-20)~EggNog:ENOG410PY26~COG:O~BUSCO:9073at33183) — MHFLQVVSLFVVSYILSAGAAPLMKCKPSRPSCPQNVPLLEAEQLYVDDPAGYRSPFWNFGASDEVRMGGTPGYNPDSTRWNQATNSPSQAGPQPNNSAFHAPEYYSGANRDQILSLKTYPWNTVGRVSFKRFKGDKGGWCTGTLVGRDLILTASHCFPWGYGDDRWMRFSPGFANDTEPYGGSYVSRCRGVKNTFNVTGIDYVVCHLCQPLGEKVGWMGTRWWKDESVYMGRSWSSSGYPVDSYNGQAQMFIPSLNFFEIEYHADLGVELESLTFASAGWSGGPTWGYLHGQPTIVGVCSGAERDCSERVGGCLSSDTEDYHDVSAGGKLMTDLVLYAMHQWRSG, encoded by the coding sequence ATGCATTTCTTACAAGTTGTCTCTCTTTTCGTTGTGTCCTATATTCTTTCAGCTGGTGCGGCGCCGTTAATGAAGTGCAAGCCATCGAGGCCGTCCTGCCCTCAAAATGTTCCTCTTCTCGAGGCAGAACAGTTGTATGTTGACGACCCGGCTGGATATCGGAGTCCCTTTTGGAATTTCGGCGCCAGTGATGAAGTGAGGATGGGTGGGACGCCAGGTTATAATCCGGATTCGACGCGTTGGAATCAGGCGACCAATTCCCCTTCGCAAGCGGGACCACAGCCAAACAATTCTGCTTTCCACGCCCCGGAATATTATAGCGGAGCTAATCGTGATCAGATCTTGAGTTTGAAAACGTATCCCTGGAATACTGTCGGCCGAGTATCATTCAAACGCTTTAAAGGCGATAAAGGGGGATGGTGCACGGGCACGCTAGTTGGAAGGGATCTTATACTCACAGCTAGTCATTGCTTCCCATGGGGATACGGCGATGATAGATGGATGCGATTCTCGCCGGGTTTTGCAAATGACACGGAACCGTACGGTGGTTCTTACGTCTCCCGTTGTCGTGGGGTGAAAAATACTTTCAACGTGACCGGAATCGACTATGTTGTGTGCCATCTTTGCCAACCTCTAGGAGAAAAGGTGGGTTGGATGGGGACAAGATGGTGGAAAGACGAGTCCGTTTATATGGGTAGATCATGGTCGAGCAGTGGCTACCCAGTAGACTCCTATAATGGCCAAGCGCAGATGTTTATTCCTAGTCTAAATTTCTTCGAAATCGAATACCATGCTGACCTTGGAGTGGAACTCGAATCCCTGACCTTCGCATCTGCAGGTTGGTCTGGAGGACCCACGTGGGGTTACCTGCATGGACAGCCAACCATTGTGGGCGTGTGCAGCGGAGCAGAAAGGGACTGTAGCGAGCGGGTTGGAGGCTGCCTTAGTAGCGACACAGAAGACTATCACGATGTATCAGCGGGTGGGAAGCTCATGACTGATCTTGTTCTCTACGCAATGCACCAATGGCGATCTGGTTGA
- a CDS encoding uncharacterized protein (EggNog:ENOG410QDMM~COG:K~TransMembrane:2 (o1006-1024i1378-1398o)~BUSCO:615at33183), with product MPPVNVSASPKFAGCEPFIVDSDMGSLDEEGDLRCFDPSVLEVSGPNTVHDFEDLFIRPSSSAQMSDAMSCMSDLTSKATTHRHPPAAESRLSPSDSRSESPGESSNGSSANSPLGHTRNLSLFSNPSEAFSPGSVGTDQFLPTWPNSHDYSLAEERFVAQDGRSLSVKEEYATETDIEMSNKAMDSAFDFESAASSPSPLASRAASEKRNTDLSKEALNTSNLAKVESSQNPSYPVQNVSPLIFQRTADLYSTFPKSTNGLKFWNNTSSPDLDGGLGGIAMNGTSPLHATLAPSLNFKSYPSPFESTPYHPAVVFPMSDANAMFHPSFGFENYIPPRLIVHPTALKSRVETQIPIKLTLYPMPSGVKKLRLPTYTISKPKFFAKPDTPRSPDVFELSVSLVCTSAMQDKKKRERAFARARGEQLPSQSSMREDGLEDSQEEDNTPLKGGEVKICAGCIQRERKRASRKKQKKPEEDELFQKEEDKRVIVFNTTEMKDWVDPPRITSSSGAEASTPPAPLGSMQVELPMRIACYCRHQGEKMGFQVIFTIKDYLGNLIAQEMTNSIMITDDHKTHTPSNQTSASSTPPENPVANARPFPSNAPVDMGKQFIHQAPFKLSHSATDLQALRKQQHPLTPGNFSQSQSPSGTGGVAAPRGVSRQAPSRDLPGPLAKRRKQNSPGKIPSGLAMTKVESASNSATQKPKQAATGPSSQATPPQMEQPFVMPSSMVTQFGNGPPTPITTDSNFFSPRDRPQTLENLPQQSLLSAPSSAHPSRPGTPGSSSRNAAAEQVVNGASNLTQTPIWNIPPNLPQQMPPMIHKLVPAEGSTTGGSEVTLLGSGFYPGMEVVFGDTLATTTTFWGDKCLNCLTPPALQPGTVPVVFKHEHPRFGQVQQTPPIIPKQQTFFRYVDDRELQMYRVALGILGQKLRNPADAYRTAQQIMGGDPNTLWNIQNGFQSGQQRGGSNNCNMTELDAKMLVYLEFMDLDDTPGAPKFNMRSPAGQTLLHFAASLGLTRFAAGLLARGANPDVQDNNGNTPLHLAAISGHTHIVHRLRLSGANVAARNLRDFTSADLASSLEVHQAVLIPSRHYRSRSVGSTPSLRRRLSSGSLNDFWESASSDEAGEISTDLSESSDDAVESNNDNADSPFYQSVSRRQSAVLQNQPGYFMAGPSESVLQTSEAVAAGETEGNVAGRGFSPPAALVAWRDQLATQINQFQQSVNRAFPNLPALPPMPTLPGLPDYQAYPMIQRISSLVPHRPATSWSTNLMKDGWDRLTGNSSPPAYDELYPVKEASEDQEVKKSSMVEAALDAAVDQHFEAQLKASSSSSSSSSTATEVKEDIGDVRIGRKAISRQQQEQLRKAHALKMKRIRSDRNLFFIWIPLLIIVIFAMLQNIFPSFWQGASQGYHFLKTRYATGRVEAIPT from the exons ATGCCGCCTGTGAACGTATCCGCCTCTCCAAAATTTGCAGGCTGCGAGCCGTTTATTGTTGATAGCGATATGGGAAGTCTGGACGAGGAGGGCGATCTCCGCTGCTTTGACCCTTCTGTGCTGGAGGTTTCAGGACCCAATACTGTCCATGACTTCGAGGATCTCTTTATTCGCCCATCTAGTTCCGCACAGATGTCCGACGCAATGTCGTGCATGTCGGATTTGACTTCAAAGGCAACTACCCATCGTCATCCGCCTGCCGCCGAATCTAGATTGTCGCCGTCAGACTCTCGGTCAGAATCCCCTGGAGAATCGAGTAACGGATCCTCAGCGAATTCACCGCTTGGCCATACTCGAAACCTCTCCTTGTTTTCCAACCCCTCGGAAGCCTTCAGCCCCGGAAGCGTCGGAACTGATCAGTTTCTACCGACGTGGCCAAACTCTCACGATTACTCGCTTGCCGAAGAAAGGTTTGTCGCACAAGATGGGAGGTCACTGTCGGTCAAAGAAGAATACGCTACTGAAACAGATATTGAAATGAGTAACAAAGCGATGGATTCTGCATTTGATTTTGAAAGTGCTGCGAGCAGCCCTAGCCCTTTGGCATCGCGAGCCGCTTCGGAGAAGCGGAATACTGACTTGTCCAAAGAGGCTCTCAATACTTCAAACCTGGCTAAGGTGGAAAGTAGCCAGAATCCGTCT TACCCAGTGCAAAACGTGTCTCCACTAATCTTCCAGCGTACCGCTGATTTATATTCTACCTTCCCCAAGTCGACAAATGGGCTTAAATTTTGGAATAACACCTCTTCTCCTGATCTCGATGGAGGACTGGGCGGCATCGCCATGAACGGCACATCACCGTTACATGCCACTCTCGCGCCCAGCCTAAATTTCAAGTCATATCCGTCGCCCTTCGAATCCACGCCGTATCACCCCGCCGTAGTCTTCCCCATGAGTGACGCAAATGCCATGTTTCATCCGTCGTTTGGTTTCGAGAATTATATTCCACCACGCCTGATAGTTCATCCTACTGCCCTAAAGTCCCGTGTTGAGACCCAAATACCGATCAAACTGACCTTGTATCCCATGCCTTCTGGGGTGAAGAAACTGCGTCTTCCAACTTACACAATATCGAAGCCAAAGTTCTTTGCGAAGCCTGACACACCACGCTCACCCGATGTCTTCGAGTTGAGCGTCAGTCTTGTCTGCACAAGTGCAATGCAGGACAAGAAAAAACGGGAAAGAGCTTTTGCCAGAGCACGCGGTGAACAATTGCCCTCTCAATCATCCATGAGAGAAGATGGCTTAGAAGACtcccaagaagaagataacACCCCCCTCAAGGGGGGTGAGGTAAAGATTTGTGCTGGCTGTATTCAGAGAGAACGCAAAAGAGCCTCACgaaagaagcagaaaaagccAGAGGAGGATGAGCTATTTCAGAAAGAGGAAGACAAGCGAGTGATCGTATTTAATACAACCGAGATGAAAGATTGGGTGGACCCTCCTAGAATAACTTCATCGAGTGGCGCTGAGGCATCTACCCCTCCGGCCCCTCTTGGATCTATGCAAGTGGAATTGCCCATGCGAATTGCTTGCTATTGCCGACATCAAGGGGAAAAGATGGGATTTCA GGTGATTTTTACCATCAAAGACTATCTAGGCAACCTTATCGCTCAAGAAATGACGAACTCCATAATGATCACCGATGACCATAAGACCCATACACCTTCGAACCAAACTTCCGCGAGTTCTACTCCACCGGAGAACCCAGTTGCAAATGCCAGACCTTTCCCATCAAACGCGCCTGTTGATATGGGAAAGCAATTCATCCACCAGGCGCCCTTCAAATTATCTCACTCTGCCACAGATCTACAGGCCCTGCGCAAGCAACAGCATCCCTTAACTCCTGGTAATTTTAGCCAGTCACAAAGCCCGTCTGGAACGGGTGGTGTCGCCGCTCCGCGTGGCGTTTCGCGGCAGGCTCCCTCAAGGGACTTGCCTGGCCCTTTGGCAAAGCGAAGAAAACAAAATAGCCCTGGCAAAATCCCCAGCGGTCTTGCTATGACCAAAGTCGAGTCCGCTTCAAATTCAGCAACCCAAAAACCCAAGCAGGCCGCTACCGGGCCGTCTTCACAAGCCACTCCACCTCAAATGGAACAACCTTTTGTTATGCCTTCTTCTATGGTAACTCAGTTTGGAAATGGCCCGCCAACACCGATCACCACCGATTCAAACTTTTTCAGCCCTAGAGATAGACCTCAAACGCTTGAAAATCTTCCTCAACAGTCGCTTCTGTCTGCACCTAGTTCAGCTCACCCAAGTCGTCCCGGTACTCCTGGAAGCTCTTCTCGAAACGCAGCAGCAGAACAAGTAGTTAATGGTGCCTCTAATCTTACTCAAACGCCCATTTGGAATATTCCGCCAAACTTGCCTCAGCAAATGCCCCCCATGATCCATAAGCTTGTTCCCGCAGAAGGTTCAACTACAGGAGGTAGCGAAGTGACGTTGTTGGGCAGTGGTTTCTATCCTGGAATGGAGGTTGTCTTTGGAGACACTTTAGCTACAACTACTACATTCTGGGGAGACAAGTGTTTGAATTGCCTCACGCCACCAGCTTTACAACCTGGGACCGTGCCGGTTGTGTTCAAGCATGAGCATCCACGTTTTGGCCAGGTTCAACAAACGCCGCCAATTATACCAAAGCAGCAGACCTTCTTCCGCTATGTTGACGATCGAGAACTACAAATGTACCGCGTCGCTTTGGGTATTTTGGGTCAAAAACTTAGAAACCCCGCAGATGCCTATAGAACCGCCCAGCAGATTATGGGAGGAGACCCGAATACTTTGTGGAATATTCAGAATGGTTTCCAGAGTGGACAACAAAGAGGTGGCAGCAACAACTGTAACATGACAGAACTAGATGCAAAAATGCTTGTATACCTTGAGTTCATGGATCTTGACGATACACCGGGTGCACCAAAGTTCAATATGCGATCACCAGCTGGACAAACCCTTTTGCACTTTGCTGCTTCGTTGGGATTGACGCGATTTGCCGCGGGGCTCCTTGCAAGAGGCGCCAATCCAGACGTTCAAGATAACAACGGAAATACGCCTTTACATCTGGCAGCAATCAGCGGACATACTCACATTGTTCATCGTTTGCGGCTTTCCGGTGCCAATGTTGCTGCACGGAACCTGCGCGATTTTACATCAGCGGACCTTGCATCCTCATTGGAGGTACATCAGGCTGTTCTTATCCCTTCACGACACTACCGGTCAAGAAGTGTGGGCTCGACTCCATCATTGCGCCGCCGGCTCAGCTCTGGCTCTCTTAATGACTTTTGGGAATCTGCTTCTTCTGACGAAGCGGGTGAAATCTCTACAGATCTCTCGGAATCATCCGATGACGCCGTTGAGAGTAACAATGATAATGCAGATTCGCCGTTTTACCAATCTGTTTCCAGACGGCAAAGCGCGGTTCTTCAGAATCAACCTGGATATTTTATGGCTGGCCCTAGTGAGAGTGTCCTTCAAACTTCAGAAGCTGTGGCTGCTGGTGAAACCGAAGGGAATGTAGCTGGAAGGGGCTTTTCACCGCCGGCCGCACTGGTTGCCTGGCGTGATCAGCTTGCCACTCAAATCAACCAGTTTCAGCAAAGCGTGAACCGAGCTTTCCCGAATTTGCCAGCGTTGCCTCCCATGCCTACATTGCCTGGTTTACCAGATTATCAAGCCTATCCTATGATACAGCGCATTAGTTCTCTTGTTCCCCACCGACCAGCCACATCATGGTCTACAAATTTAATGAAAGATGGCTGGGATCGGTTGACAGGCAATTCGTCTCCACCCGCGTATGATGAATTATACCCGGTCAAGGAAGCCAGTGAAGATCAGGAGGTTAAGAAATCGTCCATGGTTGAAGCTGCACTTGATGCCGCTGTTGATCAGCATTTCGAAGCGCAGCTTAAAGCttcctcatcatcatcatcttcttcttccacaGCCACAGAGGTtaaagaagacattggtgATGTACGTATTGGACGCAAAGCCATATCACGACAGCAGCAGGAGCAACTGCGAAAGGCTCACGCCTTGAAAATGAAACGCATTCGCAGTGACAGGAATCTATTTTTCATTTGG ATCCCCCTTTTGATCATTGTTATTTTTGCCATGCTGCAGAACATTTTCCCGAGTTTCTGGCAAGGTGCTTCGCAGGGATACCATTTCTTGAAGACCCGCTACGCTACGGGCCGGGTGGAAGCTATCCCTACGTAA